A single region of the Salmo salar chromosome ssa16, Ssal_v3.1, whole genome shotgun sequence genome encodes:
- the LOC106574464 gene encoding protein ADP-ribosylarginine hydrolase-like protein 1: protein MEKFQAGMVLAGVGDALGYRKGRWESCPSGPQIQKELASLGGLGALKLDPDNWPLSDGALMHMTTAEALITDYWCLEDLYRELVRVYVEAMASLQGRPPDPATVEGCAHLKPNNFLLAWHTPFNEKGSGFGAATKAMCVGMKYWQPERLDNLVEVSIETGRMTHNHPTGFLGSLTTALFASYAVQGKPLVTWGRDLMKVIPKAEEYCKKTIRHMAEYQEKWFYFEAKWQFYLEERGVEEEGQNKPLFPDTYNAEETDKVYKRWSSEGRAGRRGHDAPMIAYDALLASGSDWTQLCRRAMFHGGESSATGLIAGCLYGLLFGLSQVPEGLHQYVDRRTRLEELGAELYKAASAERSTEK, encoded by the exons ATGGAGAAGTTCCAGGCTGGTATGGTCCTAGCGGGGGTGGGGGATGCCCTGGGCTACCGTAAGGGCCGCTGGGAGAGCTGCCCCTCTGGgccacagatccagaaagagcTGGCCTCTCTGGGGGGCCTTGGGGCTCTGAAACTGGACCCTGACAACTGGCCCCTCAGTGACGGAGCCCTGATGCACATGACCACCGCTGAGGCCCTCATCACAG ACTACTGGTGTTTGGAGGACCTCTACAGGGAGCTGGTAAGGGTGTATGTTGAGGCCATGGCGTCTCTCCAGGGTCGCCCTCCTGACCCAGCCACCGTGGAGGGATGTGCTCACCTCAAACCCAACAACTTCCTGCTGGCCTGGCACACGCCCTTCAATGagaaag GTTCTGGGTTTGGAGCAGCCACCAAGGCCATGTGTGTGGGGATGAAGTACTGGCAGCCTGAGAGGCTAGACAACCTAGTGGAGGTCAGCATTGAGACGGGGCGcatgacccacaaccaccctacag GTTTCCTGGGCTCTCTGACCACGGCTCTGTTTGCGTCGTACGCGGTGCAGGGCAAACCACTGGTGACCTGGGGTCGCGACCTCATGAAGGTCATCCCCAAGGCTGAGGAGTACTGTAAGAAGACCATACGCCAcatggcag AGTACCAGGAGAAGTGGTTCTACTTCGAGGCTAAGTGGCAGTTctacctggaggagagaggcgtggaggaggaggggcagaACAAGCCACTGTTTCCTGACACCTACAACGCTGAGGAGACAGACAAG gtgtatAAGCGCTGGAGCTCAGAGGGCCGGGCTGGACGGAGGGGTCATGATGCTCCCATGATAGCCTACGATGCTCTCCTGGCCTCAGGCTCCGACTGGACCCAGCTCTGCCGCCGCGCCATGTTCCACGGag GGGAGAGCAGTGCCACAGGGCTGATAGCAGGCTGTCTGTATGGTCTCCTGTTCGGCCTGTCCCAGGTCCCTGAAGGGCTGCACCAGTATGTGGACCGACGCACGCGACTGGAGGAGCTCGGAGCCGAGCTGTACAAGGCAGCCTCCGCAGAGAGGAGCACAGAAAAGTAA